A single Candidatus Thalassolituus haligoni DNA region contains:
- a CDS encoding DUF4266 domain-containing protein, with protein MTPNFSRPRHWLTLATVVLVCSGCTSVRFNERETLARPDMQFDGTPLQAELENHIYSSREGASGTFSTGGGGGCGCY; from the coding sequence CCACGGCACTGGCTGACGCTGGCCACCGTGGTGCTGGTTTGCAGTGGCTGCACCAGCGTGCGTTTTAACGAACGCGAAACCCTGGCCCGGCCGGATATGCAGTTTGATGGCACGCCACTGCAGGCCGAACTGGAAAACCATATCTATTCATCCCGCGAAGGCGCTTCGGGCACTTTTTCGACCGGTGGCGGAGGTGGCTGCGGGTGTTACTGA
- a CDS encoding DUF3570 domain-containing protein — protein MLLIKTVISWLLVLPCFAAAPSSGELDDLFAFRGIVLQQDDNNGGNPYVSEDASIYEGLFLYRSSLGAEDALQGKFTGDVVSAASYDDAREKAETVSGATGYNPGRFNIDIAWLHQSLDWGFSIGTSYGQEYAYRSQGYNLSGNLDLAEGATQLSASLQVFNDQVRVIRFDGSKEHDQVRNTDTLNLGWTQSLTPTRVLNLGWSNSQQRGMLATSFNAVKVDDHFEFEQLPEHRIRNAGSIRYKQANGEDSWQLGFSRYQDNWDVKGNTLELRYYAHFNRGQLVLEPVYRYYQQQQSRYFAWQFDGLPPFRSSDSDLGDFDGHTLGLNVSWLGSAPWLQRQAWYDMGFQVYDRSDNIRFYWLTVGWRYPQ, from the coding sequence GTGTTACTGATAAAAACAGTCATCAGCTGGTTGCTGGTTTTACCCTGTTTTGCGGCTGCTCCATCCAGTGGTGAACTGGATGATCTGTTTGCCTTTCGTGGCATTGTGTTGCAGCAAGACGATAACAACGGTGGTAATCCCTACGTCAGCGAAGATGCCTCTATTTACGAGGGACTCTTTCTCTACCGCAGCAGCCTCGGCGCTGAGGATGCATTACAAGGCAAGTTCACCGGCGACGTAGTGTCTGCTGCCTCCTATGACGATGCGCGGGAAAAAGCCGAAACCGTCTCCGGTGCTACTGGCTACAATCCGGGTCGGTTCAATATTGATATTGCCTGGCTGCACCAAAGTCTGGACTGGGGCTTCTCCATCGGCACCAGTTATGGCCAGGAATACGCCTACCGTTCACAAGGTTACAACCTGTCGGGCAATCTTGATCTGGCGGAAGGAGCCACGCAACTGAGTGCCAGCTTGCAGGTGTTTAACGATCAGGTACGGGTGATTCGCTTCGATGGCAGCAAGGAGCACGATCAGGTGCGTAATACCGACACCCTGAATCTGGGTTGGACGCAAAGCCTGACGCCAACCCGCGTGCTGAATCTGGGCTGGTCGAACAGCCAGCAACGCGGAATGCTCGCCACATCCTTTAATGCCGTCAAGGTAGACGACCACTTTGAGTTTGAACAACTCCCCGAACACCGTATTCGCAACGCCGGTTCCATCCGTTACAAACAGGCAAACGGAGAAGACTCCTGGCAGCTCGGTTTCAGCCGCTATCAGGACAACTGGGATGTCAAAGGCAATACCCTGGAGCTGCGATATTATGCCCATTTCAATCGTGGCCAACTGGTGCTGGAGCCGGTCTACCGCTATTACCAGCAACAACAGTCCCGTTATTTTGCCTGGCAGTTTGATGGCTTGCCGCCCTTTCGCAGCTCGGATTCTGACCTCGGCGATTTCGACGGCCATACCCTGGGGCTGAATGTTTCCTGGCTCGGTTCTGCCCCCTGGCTGCAGCGACAGGCCTGGTATGATATGGGTTTTCAGGTCTACGATCGCAGCGACAACATCCGCTTTTACTGGCTGACCGTCGGCTGGCGCTATCCCCAATAA
- a CDS encoding TlpA family protein disulfide reductase, protein MLKLLLMLMLTLASATHALQSPAHAPEFSGTSLVGTAIRYQPGAPTLLVFWASWCPTCMKELPDMITLTNSNPWLTVVGVNLDRTAANGLAVVEQRGIPYASVKDGELTIADQYQVRGTPTLVVINASGNIIQITHHLNDELRAALAAIQPAAQPAIPTPANAQQTVQPTSK, encoded by the coding sequence ATGCTAAAACTTTTACTGATGTTGATGTTAACGCTGGCCTCAGCAACACACGCCCTGCAATCACCTGCCCATGCCCCCGAATTCAGTGGCACCAGTTTGGTTGGCACAGCGATCCGTTATCAGCCAGGCGCACCGACCCTGCTGGTATTCTGGGCTTCCTGGTGCCCGACCTGTATGAAAGAACTGCCAGATATGATCACCCTCACCAATAGCAATCCCTGGCTAACGGTCGTCGGTGTCAACCTCGACCGCACTGCCGCCAATGGTCTGGCGGTGGTCGAACAACGCGGTATTCCCTACGCCTCGGTCAAGGATGGCGAGTTGACCATCGCCGACCAGTATCAGGTTCGGGGCACCCCCACGCTGGTGGTGATTAACGCCAGTGGCAACATTATCCAGATTACCCATCATTTGAATGATGAGTTGCGTGCTGCCCTGGCGGCTATTCAGCCAGCCGCGCAGCCAGCTATTCCAACACCAGCAAACGCCCAGCAAACCGTGCAACCAACCTCAAAATGA
- a CDS encoding FAD:protein FMN transferase, producing MTTPVEFVIQLALESAPELIEQTATANQAIDESIGEIQRIEQVMSEWQPHSEVSQINSAAGTGPVAISEELYRLLQMALQVSELSGGRFDITFRSAGKLWDFRHQIIPTQAQIEAAITAIDYHKVRLQQSTTSPTGYLAEITSANTSMGLGAIAKGYAIDRAVQVIRRAGFQQFVVNAGGDLYASSVPGQPLWQVGIQHPRQREQLIARLPVANMAVATSGDYERYFIHNGQRYSHLINPATGYPANGCQSVTIMASRGFWADALATAVFVMGPQEGMALVEQLDDVEAMVIDAAGIEHLSSGFTL from the coding sequence ATGACCACGCCGGTGGAATTTGTGATTCAGTTAGCGCTTGAATCCGCGCCTGAATTAATCGAGCAGACCGCCACTGCCAATCAGGCAATTGACGAGTCCATCGGAGAAATCCAGCGCATTGAACAGGTGATGTCGGAATGGCAACCACACAGTGAGGTGTCTCAGATTAACAGCGCGGCGGGCACAGGGCCGGTGGCGATCAGCGAGGAACTGTATCGGCTGTTGCAAATGGCATTACAGGTGTCTGAACTCAGTGGTGGACGGTTCGATATCACCTTCCGCAGTGCGGGCAAGTTATGGGATTTTCGTCACCAGATCATCCCCACCCAGGCGCAAATAGAGGCCGCCATAACTGCGATTGATTACCACAAAGTGCGGCTGCAACAATCCACCACCAGCCCTACCGGTTATCTGGCAGAAATTACCTCAGCCAACACCAGCATGGGATTGGGTGCCATTGCCAAGGGTTATGCCATCGACCGCGCCGTACAAGTCATTCGACGCGCCGGATTCCAGCAATTTGTTGTCAATGCCGGAGGTGATCTGTACGCCAGCAGTGTGCCAGGACAACCGCTGTGGCAAGTCGGCATTCAGCACCCTCGACAGCGTGAGCAACTGATTGCGCGCCTGCCTGTCGCCAATATGGCGGTGGCTACCTCAGGCGACTACGAACGCTATTTCATTCACAACGGCCAGCGCTATAGTCACCTGATCAACCCGGCAACAGGCTACCCCGCGAATGGCTGCCAGAGTGTCACCATCATGGCCAGCCGTGGCTTCTGGGCCGATGCCCTGGCCACCGCAGTGTTTGTTATGGGGCCGCAAGAAGGTATGGCACTGGTTGAACAGCTGGACGATGTTGAAGCCATGGTGATCGATGCCGCTGGCATCGAACACCTGTCCAGTGGGTTTACCCTGTAA
- a CDS encoding DUF2061 domain-containing protein encodes MIKTLTFAVMHFCVAFTVAYTLTGDLLVGGLVAIVEPAINTVAFYFHEMAWNMKEKMKDQIRAVGAASVNGWVAVQSEGAGR; translated from the coding sequence ATGATCAAGACACTGACCTTTGCTGTGATGCACTTTTGTGTGGCGTTTACCGTTGCCTACACTCTGACGGGGGATTTGTTGGTCGGAGGTCTGGTGGCCATTGTTGAACCTGCCATTAATACCGTGGCCTTTTACTTCCACGAAATGGCCTGGAACATGAAGGAAAAAATGAAAGACCAAATCCGCGCCGTTGGCGCTGCCAGCGTCAATGGCTGGGTAGCAGTGCAATCGGAAGGGGCGGGTCGGTAG
- a CDS encoding DUF6502 family protein, producing the protein MSQIERPSRLLTACAAVLRPLVRLLLRNQVTYTALLPLLKQLYVEVADQELTLDGKRQTESRLSLLTGIHRKEVKRLREDVIPTQQVPVNLSLGGQLVASWLATAGYHQDGQPQPIPRQSRQPGDVSFETLVETVGHQDIRPRAVLDEWQRLGIASVNGKDEVVLQTDAYVPRGNEEEKLYYWQRNLADHIQTASQNLDDTNPPRLERSVYYGQLSPAAVDELHHLYRERSMALLKQINARARQLKTRSPGNLRMNAGVYFACGEQPASSTNPNPAPATHPQETDV; encoded by the coding sequence ATGAGCCAGATCGAACGTCCCTCCCGCCTGCTCACTGCCTGTGCCGCTGTACTGCGCCCACTGGTACGTCTGCTACTGAGAAATCAGGTGACCTACACCGCCTTGCTACCCTTGTTGAAACAACTTTATGTTGAAGTGGCTGATCAGGAACTGACGCTGGATGGCAAACGCCAGACCGAGAGCCGCCTCAGCCTGCTGACCGGCATTCACCGCAAGGAGGTCAAACGCCTGCGAGAAGACGTGATTCCGACGCAGCAGGTGCCGGTAAACCTGTCATTGGGAGGGCAACTGGTTGCCAGCTGGCTGGCGACCGCAGGTTATCACCAGGATGGCCAGCCACAACCGATTCCACGCCAGAGCCGCCAGCCCGGAGATGTCAGTTTTGAAACCCTGGTCGAAACCGTCGGCCATCAGGATATTCGCCCACGGGCCGTATTAGACGAATGGCAGCGGCTGGGCATTGCCAGTGTTAATGGTAAAGACGAAGTGGTATTGCAAACCGACGCTTACGTGCCACGCGGCAACGAAGAAGAAAAACTCTACTACTGGCAGCGTAATCTGGCCGACCATATCCAGACAGCATCGCAAAACCTTGATGACACCAACCCGCCACGGCTGGAGCGCAGTGTGTATTATGGCCAGTTGTCACCCGCCGCTGTCGACGAATTACACCACCTGTATCGGGAAAGGAGCATGGCGTTGCTGAAGCAGATAAACGCACGGGCACGCCAGCTGAAAACCCGCTCACCCGGGAATTTACGCATGAATGCCGGGGTGTACTTCGCCTGCGGTGAACAACCAGCGTCGTCCACCAACCCGAATCCAGCCCCCGCCACGCACCCGCAGGAAACCGATGTATGA
- a CDS encoding DinB family protein: protein MSLKSYFELMAEYNQGMNESIYQAASKLSETDLAEDKGAFFGSIINTLNHILVGDTIWLQRFANHLENFPALDYVRVLETPKSLDTVLYSDFSELKEKRGEMDEIIKFFTKELTDNVISEPFSYKNTKGQAFIKNFGHVLQHFFNHQTHHRGQVSTLLYQHGIDIGVTDLLVNIPSVE from the coding sequence ATGTCACTTAAATCTTATTTCGAGTTGATGGCAGAGTATAATCAAGGGATGAATGAAAGTATTTATCAAGCTGCTTCTAAGTTAAGTGAAACTGATTTGGCTGAAGACAAAGGTGCATTTTTTGGTTCAATTATTAATACTCTAAATCATATTCTTGTTGGTGATACTATTTGGCTTCAGCGCTTTGCCAATCATCTAGAAAATTTTCCAGCACTTGATTATGTTCGAGTACTAGAAACACCAAAATCACTTGATACTGTTTTGTATTCAGACTTTAGTGAGTTAAAAGAAAAGCGGGGTGAAATGGATGAAATAATTAAGTTTTTTACTAAAGAACTTACTGATAATGTTATTTCTGAACCGTTTTCGTATAAAAATACAAAAGGCCAAGCGTTCATTAAAAACTTTGGTCACGTATTACAACATTTTTTCAATCATCAAACACATCATCGTGGTCAGGTATCAACCTTATTGTATCAACATGGCATAGATATTGGGGTCACTGATTTATTGGTTAACATACCAAGTGTGGAGTAA
- a CDS encoding dsDNA nuclease domain-containing protein produces the protein MADTNIGSPKLHEVEPRENVGRETIARYQAQFRGAAFECLALLEDETLDRVYCDYQDDFVTRLNVEGNYVYNFFQVKTKGKLNYQWSVNDVLGIRKSAKTCEPAKITDSYVGKLLIHTIRFNNSCGNVVFLTNVHLNDDLEGLRDAIHDDSDNNYYKLLLGNFNEALCPEAPIEDQGIIERIKKLQLKSNISYLNPHDDKFFSEARETIYQYSEIDLHRSECEEILNSLISLVERKSFGKLLEEIGESDLDDIAGVSLSEMLDILSISKVAYQSLKDSGDSQAIKNVSIIHRLMSKAGASERMIEFVSDCKVRWDIWFRDKRHTIPEFDLNFMLEEIERNAAEWVKLGESLPLLQSRINIVLSALDTEDLSATLNRELLLGAVFSFLVRGNA, from the coding sequence GTGGCAGATACAAATATCGGCAGTCCAAAGCTTCATGAAGTCGAGCCACGGGAGAATGTTGGAAGGGAAACCATTGCCCGCTATCAAGCCCAGTTTCGCGGAGCGGCTTTCGAGTGTTTGGCACTATTGGAGGATGAGACGCTAGACCGTGTCTATTGTGATTACCAAGACGATTTCGTGACTCGCCTCAATGTCGAGGGGAATTATGTCTATAATTTTTTTCAGGTCAAAACCAAGGGAAAATTGAATTACCAATGGTCTGTGAACGATGTCTTGGGAATAAGGAAAAGCGCCAAAACATGCGAGCCAGCCAAGATTACTGATAGCTACGTTGGAAAACTCCTTATCCATACTATCAGGTTCAATAACTCCTGTGGTAACGTCGTTTTTCTCACCAACGTGCATCTAAATGATGATTTGGAGGGATTACGTGATGCCATACATGACGATAGTGATAACAACTATTACAAATTATTGCTTGGGAATTTTAATGAAGCTTTGTGCCCAGAAGCGCCCATAGAAGATCAGGGTATTATAGAGCGCATAAAAAAGCTTCAGCTTAAGTCGAATATTTCCTATTTAAATCCACACGATGATAAATTTTTCTCTGAGGCAAGAGAGACCATTTATCAATACAGTGAAATAGATCTGCATCGTTCAGAGTGTGAGGAAATCCTTAACAGTCTTATATCTCTTGTCGAACGGAAGTCGTTTGGCAAACTTTTAGAGGAAATAGGAGAAAGCGACCTCGATGATATAGCAGGTGTTAGTCTTTCAGAAATGCTCGATATTCTGAGTATCTCCAAAGTGGCATATCAGAGCTTAAAAGATAGTGGCGACTCACAAGCCATCAAGAATGTTTCTATTATTCACAGATTGATGAGTAAGGCTGGGGCGTCAGAGCGAATGATAGAGTTCGTGTCTGACTGTAAGGTTCGATGGGATATATGGTTTAGGGACAAACGTCATACTATTCCAGAGTTTGATCTGAATTTCATGTTAGAAGAAATAGAGAGAAATGCTGCTGAGTGGGTGAAATTGGGAGAAAGTCTTCCATTGCTTCAAAGTCGAATCAATATAGTACTGTCTGCCTTGGATACTGAAGATTTGTCTGCCACTCTTAATCGTGAACTCCTTCTAGGCGCTGTTTTTTCATTTTTAGTTAGAGGAAATGCGTGA
- a CDS encoding tyrosine-type recombinase/integrase: MGAAEVVQFLGFLANDRHVSVNTQKLALNALAFLYNTYLELPLGDLGFQHANKPAKLPVVISSQEVGRILAVMNNRDRLIFSLLFGSGLRLSEYLRLRIKDFDFSRRALTVHSGKGNKDRVTILFLSLQTEIEAAMASAIEIQKIDNTQGVGPSLPDALGRKYPNAFRQPAWMFLFPSSGLCLHPDTGVICRHHLHQAVEILIHFADRSFSTR; this comes from the coding sequence ATGGGGGCTGCTGAGGTGGTGCAGTTTCTGGGGTTTCTGGCGAATGATCGTCATGTCTCGGTCAATACTCAGAAGCTGGCCTTGAATGCGTTGGCGTTTCTCTATAACACGTATCTGGAATTGCCTCTGGGCGACCTGGGCTTTCAACATGCCAACAAACCTGCCAAATTGCCTGTGGTGATCTCATCGCAGGAGGTCGGACGAATTCTTGCCGTGATGAACAATCGGGATCGGCTGATATTTTCGCTGCTATTTGGCTCCGGTTTGCGCCTTTCTGAATATTTACGGCTGAGAATCAAGGATTTCGATTTTTCTCGGCGAGCACTGACCGTACACAGCGGCAAAGGAAACAAGGACCGGGTGACAATTCTCTTCTTATCGCTTCAGACTGAAATTGAAGCAGCGATGGCCAGTGCCATAGAAATTCAGAAAATTGATAATACTCAGGGTGTTGGCCCCTCGTTGCCAGATGCCCTGGGGAGAAAGTATCCGAATGCCTTCCGTCAACCGGCCTGGATGTTCTTGTTTCCTTCCAGCGGTTTGTGTTTGCACCCGGATACCGGAGTGATCTGTCGGCATCATCTGCATCAGGCTGTTGAAATTCTTATTCACTTCGCAGACAGAAGCTTTTCAACCCGATAA
- a CDS encoding transposase produces MRGADITQEPLFTTIKLDERVPHDHPLRSIKTLFDQALIHIDWKLSLIYSERGRESIPPERLLRALLLQILFSIRSERQLVEQIQYTLVIGLSIDDPVRVLKALPGAHHKTVGADKNYDTKGFVKECRKHRITPHVARNNKRPGGSAIDGRTSHKAGYAASQIVRKRVEEPFGWGKTVGHLRQLKVKGLAKVNSALEMTMMAYNLVRMAKLQGQSV; encoded by the coding sequence ATGCGTGGCGCTGACATTACTCAAGAGCCTCTGTTCACCACCATCAAACTGGATGAACGGGTTCCACACGATCACCCTTTACGATCCATCAAAACCCTGTTCGATCAGGCGCTCATCCACATCGATTGGAAACTCAGCCTGATCTATTCCGAGCGTGGGCGGGAATCCATTCCTCCGGAGCGTTTATTGAGAGCCTTGCTGCTGCAAATCCTCTTCAGTATTCGCAGCGAACGGCAACTGGTCGAGCAGATTCAGTACACGCTGGTTATCGGCCTGAGCATTGATGATCCGGTCCGGGTTTTAAAAGCACTGCCGGGGGCTCATCATAAAACCGTGGGCGCGGATAAAAACTACGATACCAAGGGGTTTGTGAAGGAATGCAGGAAGCACCGTATCACGCCCCATGTTGCCCGAAATAACAAACGGCCCGGCGGCTCAGCGATCGATGGTCGAACCAGTCATAAAGCGGGTTATGCTGCCAGTCAGATTGTGCGTAAACGGGTCGAAGAACCCTTCGGCTGGGGCAAGACCGTTGGCCACTTACGGCAGTTAAAAGTGAAGGGGCTGGCGAAGGTCAACAGCGCTCTTGAGATGACCATGATGGCCTACAACCTGGTGCGAATGGCAAAGTTACAGGGTCAATCCGTTTGA
- a CDS encoding transporter — protein sequence MGRVINGSVSRVGIFSTAKPVKQAGLYLCGLLVGIVSTSTVEAQSAPLQATLGYHTGLADVPETDQRWQSWTLTLGKTLPVEAPLVRIRATLGVLQSDSASGLADTWVSMTRLGQRRHWQHWWDVRAKVKLPTADAAAGLGTGSVDEEIGLRALAQWGDWVPWYALGYRWRGASDYYDLQDGLTWGAGLGHAGWNLSYQGRTGSRRQDPSRHVMSVGHGMTLFGRRWSPYLSLNVGRTSRWGTGLSAVF from the coding sequence ATGGGTAGAGTTATCAACGGTTCGGTGAGTCGAGTCGGCATATTCAGCACAGCCAAGCCGGTGAAACAGGCTGGCTTGTACCTGTGTGGATTGCTTGTCGGTATTGTCAGCACCAGCACGGTTGAGGCCCAGTCAGCCCCCTTGCAGGCAACGCTGGGTTATCACACCGGCCTGGCCGATGTGCCGGAGACGGATCAACGCTGGCAGTCCTGGACGCTGACACTGGGAAAAACGCTGCCGGTCGAAGCGCCGCTGGTACGTATTCGTGCCACTCTGGGGGTATTACAATCCGATAGTGCCAGTGGTCTGGCGGATACCTGGGTCTCGATGACCCGGCTGGGGCAACGACGGCATTGGCAGCACTGGTGGGATGTTCGGGCCAAGGTGAAGTTGCCCACCGCCGATGCAGCTGCTGGTCTGGGCACCGGCAGCGTGGACGAAGAGATTGGCCTTCGGGCGCTGGCTCAGTGGGGAGATTGGGTGCCCTGGTACGCTTTGGGTTATCGCTGGCGCGGCGCTAGTGATTACTATGATTTGCAGGATGGTCTGACCTGGGGAGCGGGGCTGGGTCATGCTGGCTGGAACCTGAGCTATCAGGGGCGCACGGGTAGCCGCAGACAAGACCCGAGTCGTCACGTGATGAGTGTCGGACATGGCATGACGCTGTTTGGGCGGCGCTGGTCGCCCTATCTCAGCCTGAATGTCGGTCGTACCTCGCGCTGGGGGACGGGCCTCAGCGCTGTTTTCTGA
- a CDS encoding beta-propeller domain-containing protein, producing the protein MDRDVITHFRTIATTVLISAILTACQSDSDSKGVNLDTELKNATTLENYLKRGYINQYSESTNASTEVDTAAPATDTDTSADDSTGGNYSVTNTQESGVDEADLVKQNGSYLYAVQQPLPAWLDPSGTTAPKILSWATHTNPVSSSLQGSVTLAGAYDVEGLYLQDNRLIALTRSGLDPSRNDLATTRASDSYYNPWYWQSYSTDVRVLDLSTPAQPNQNYQLSIEGYLISSRVINGQLYMATKFTPTISPPDNSNEYGDNVSIASWQHTVLDTPLSELLPRIWINGEQTGHLFEDGNCHVPDLAQGGYPSIVALVRINLNNPTDWEASCNSGRITGVYASTDAFIMTGYDNSHWDSTRLDWYTLDGLTLKASGTVPGTLDGSMPGFRLSEQDGNLRILTSSWNWWFWEDVLIDDVATLESSSSTTAVAANSTDLMESSDWQHRLFIVTPASDGTLDLISQLPNASRTTVIGKPGEDVKAVRYRGDRAYVVTFQQTDPLYVLNLSDASDPFVEGELEITGFSAYLHPLSDSLLLGIGQDADSSGRTAGLKLTLFNTSDAANPTAISSTRLGGRGSSADILQDHHAASFLATDSGVRLAFTWSHYDENNGYQWLGDKIYIADINTSTQTLTEILNTNYLEPNDESYANYWYSYQYTRVPLQADGLHLVNNGEVTSGSVTDWTAQ; encoded by the coding sequence ATGGACAGAGACGTCATAACCCATTTCCGCACCATCGCAACGACGGTGCTGATCAGCGCTATCCTCACTGCCTGCCAGAGCGATAGTGACAGCAAGGGTGTGAATCTGGATACCGAACTGAAAAACGCCACCACATTGGAAAACTACCTCAAACGCGGTTATATCAATCAATATTCAGAGTCGACCAATGCCAGCACCGAAGTCGACACCGCGGCACCAGCAACCGACACAGATACCAGCGCCGATGACTCAACCGGTGGGAATTACTCCGTAACCAACACCCAGGAAAGCGGCGTCGACGAAGCCGATCTGGTCAAACAGAACGGCAGCTACCTCTATGCCGTCCAGCAGCCGCTGCCTGCCTGGCTCGACCCCAGCGGCACAACAGCACCCAAAATTCTCAGTTGGGCCACCCACACCAACCCGGTCAGTAGCAGCCTGCAAGGCAGCGTCACGCTGGCGGGAGCTTATGACGTAGAAGGTTTGTATTTGCAGGACAACCGGCTGATTGCACTGACCCGCTCAGGGCTCGACCCCAGCCGCAACGATCTCGCCACAACACGGGCATCAGACAGCTACTACAACCCCTGGTACTGGCAGTCGTACAGCACCGATGTCCGCGTACTCGACCTCAGTACACCCGCTCAGCCAAACCAGAATTATCAACTGAGTATCGAAGGCTATCTGATCAGCAGCCGTGTGATAAATGGCCAGCTGTATATGGCAACCAAGTTCACCCCGACGATCAGTCCCCCCGACAACAGCAATGAGTATGGCGATAACGTCTCGATTGCCAGCTGGCAACACACCGTGCTCGACACCCCTCTGAGCGAGCTGTTACCACGGATCTGGATCAACGGTGAACAAACCGGACACCTGTTCGAAGATGGCAACTGTCACGTACCCGATCTGGCTCAGGGAGGCTATCCCAGCATCGTCGCACTGGTGCGAATCAACCTGAATAACCCGACCGACTGGGAGGCCAGCTGCAACAGCGGTCGTATCACCGGAGTCTACGCCTCAACCGACGCGTTTATTATGACGGGTTACGACAATAGCCACTGGGATAGCACCCGCCTCGACTGGTACACGCTCGATGGTCTGACGCTGAAAGCCAGTGGCACAGTACCTGGCACACTGGACGGCAGCATGCCCGGCTTCCGCCTTAGCGAACAAGACGGCAACCTGCGTATTCTGACTTCCAGCTGGAACTGGTGGTTCTGGGAAGACGTGCTCATCGACGACGTTGCCACCCTGGAGTCCAGCTCCAGCACCACGGCTGTCGCCGCCAACAGCACCGATCTGATGGAAAGCAGCGACTGGCAACACCGCCTGTTTATCGTCACCCCCGCCAGCGATGGCACTCTGGATCTGATCTCACAGCTACCCAACGCCAGCCGCACCACCGTGATTGGCAAACCGGGAGAAGACGTCAAAGCGGTGCGTTATCGCGGTGACCGCGCTTATGTGGTGACTTTTCAGCAAACCGACCCGCTGTACGTGCTGAATCTCAGTGATGCCAGTGATCCCTTCGTGGAAGGCGAACTGGAGATCACCGGGTTCTCGGCCTACCTGCATCCGCTGTCCGACTCACTGCTACTGGGCATTGGCCAGGACGCCGACAGCAGCGGTCGCACAGCAGGCCTGAAACTCACCTTGTTTAATACCTCGGATGCTGCCAACCCGACGGCGATCAGTAGCACCCGACTGGGTGGGCGCGGCTCCAGCGCCGACATTCTCCAGGATCACCACGCCGCCAGCTTTCTGGCGACCGACAGTGGGGTGCGCTTGGCGTTTACCTGGTCTCATTACGACGAAAACAACGGCTATCAATGGCTAGGCGACAAGATCTATATCGCCGACATCAACACCAGCACCCAAACCCTCACCGAAATACTCAACACCAACTACCTCGAACCCAACGACGAAAGCTACGCCAACTACTGGTACAGCTATCAATACACCCGAGTGCCATTACAAGCCGATGGCCTGCATCTGGTTAACAACGGCGAGGTAACCTCCGGCTCAGTCACGGATTGGACTGCACAATAA